A genomic region of Papaver somniferum cultivar HN1 chromosome 7, ASM357369v1, whole genome shotgun sequence contains the following coding sequences:
- the LOC113296212 gene encoding F-box/kelch-repeat protein At3g06240-like, giving the protein MIVATGHGRSEVWVSRLRSKSWNRVGDIPYGISDIDLCVKPLNGIIHGVRNYKVIVSVDIVEERTKELQIPSRCLEEKATSGYDYMEVGVLGDELYLLVNPRHQGNIDLWVMKDYGVVDSWTKIITISEYQTGFEKLTPLGYLKNGEILLKGERLTSKDSLVLYDPKIGRLVTLDTPGMPEYFRAATLVGSLFSLYSGVFVKD; this is encoded by the coding sequence ATGATAGTTGCTACAGGCCATGGTAGGTCTGAAGTTTGGGTTAGTAGATTACGTTCAAAATCATGGAATAGAGTTGGAGACATACCTTATGGTATATCTGATATTGATCTTTGTGTCAAGCCTTTAAATGGAATCATTCACGGGGTGAGAAACTATAAAGTTATAGTTTCGGTGGATATAGTTGAAGAGCGAACCAAAGAATTACAGATACCTAGTCGCTGTCTGGAGGAAAAAGCAACGAGTGGGTATGATTATATGGAAGTCGGTGTTCTCGGAGATGAACTTTACCTATTAGTTAATCCTAGACATCAGGGAAACATTGATCTCTGGGTGATGAAAGATTATGGAGTTGTAGATTCTTGGACCAAAATTATCACCATTTCGGAATATCAAACAGGATTTGAAAAATTAACGCCACTGGGGTATCTCAAGAATGGCGAGATTCTATTAAAGGGTGAACGTTTGACAAGCAAGGATTCTTTAGTCTTATATGACCCCAAAATCGGAAGACTTGTGACTTTGGATACCCCCGGCATGCCCGAATATTTCCGTGCCGCGACTTTGGTTGGAAGTCTATTTTCATTGTATTCGGGCGTATTCGTAAAGGATTAA